Proteins encoded by one window of Desulfovibrio sp. Huiquan2017:
- a CDS encoding class I SAM-dependent methyltransferase — MKDLKNTAHGTHGVYERNASQFDQDRIKTLFERSWLEKFEGLLSENASILDVGCGTGEPIARYFIEKGYELTGVDYAQAMIRLVKRRFPEQHWHLADMRNLDLGREFDGLLGWHSFFHLTREEQRAVLPLFARHLTPGGVMMLTVGPEEGECSGHIAGEDVYHASLSPEEYQTVLDGLDFEIMDFVVEDPECGFATILLARKRI, encoded by the coding sequence ATGAAAGATTTAAAGAACACAGCCCACGGGACCCACGGTGTATACGAGCGCAATGCCTCGCAATTCGACCAGGACCGAATCAAGACGTTGTTCGAACGGAGCTGGCTGGAAAAATTCGAGGGCTTGCTGTCTGAAAACGCTTCCATCCTGGATGTCGGTTGCGGGACGGGCGAGCCGATCGCGCGATATTTCATCGAGAAAGGATACGAGCTGACCGGCGTGGATTACGCGCAAGCCATGATCAGGCTGGTCAAGCGGCGCTTTCCGGAACAACATTGGCACCTGGCCGACATGCGTAACCTGGACCTGGGACGAGAATTCGACGGCCTGCTGGGTTGGCACAGCTTCTTTCATTTGACTCGCGAGGAACAACGGGCGGTGCTTCCTCTCTTTGCCCGTCACCTCACCCCAGGCGGAGTGATGATGCTCACCGTCGGCCCGGAAGAGGGGGAGTGTAGCGGGCACATCGCCGGAGAAGACGTCTATCATGCCAGCTTGTCGCCGGAAGAATACCAAACCGTACTGGACGGCCTGGATTTCGAGATTATGGATTTCGTTGTGGAAGACCCTGAATGCGGTTTCGCAACCATTCTCCTGGCACGGAAAAGGATCTGA
- the secF gene encoding protein translocase subunit SecF, giving the protein MGLQIIKPNTNLDFIGIRKVAFILSAILILAGLGSLLIKGGPKYGIDFAGGMIVQVKIDKATDVNAIKDAVDELKLPGLIVQSLGLEGDHEYLIRTSSSAISSEEVRAKINTALSDNLGTSFEIQRLEMVGPKVGADLRSQALEALFYAVLLIAVYISGRFEQRWTAAAVMAAGLAGGVYGIGLLGLDMGWLILVALVITVGLCWYLKLNYALGAVAALIHDVIITVGLFSIMNKEFDLTIIAALLTIVGYSLNDTIIVFDRIRENTIAKQGKMSFGSIINLSVNQTLSRTIMTSATTLLVVLCLFVMGGSVIHDFALALLIGITVGTYSSIFVASPVLYGFGPSEHPEAEAEA; this is encoded by the coding sequence ATGGGACTTCAAATAATTAAACCCAATACTAATCTTGACTTCATCGGCATCAGGAAAGTCGCCTTCATTCTGTCGGCGATCCTCATCCTGGCCGGCCTGGGCTCGCTGCTGATCAAGGGCGGCCCCAAATACGGCATCGACTTCGCGGGCGGCATGATCGTCCAGGTGAAGATCGACAAGGCCACCGATGTAAACGCCATCAAGGACGCCGTGGACGAACTCAAGCTGCCCGGCCTGATTGTCCAGTCCCTCGGCCTTGAGGGAGACCACGAATACCTGATCCGCACCTCCTCCTCGGCCATATCCTCCGAAGAGGTCCGGGCCAAGATCAACACGGCCCTGAGCGATAATCTCGGCACGAGCTTCGAAATTCAGCGGCTGGAAATGGTCGGCCCCAAGGTCGGTGCGGACCTCCGCTCCCAAGCCCTTGAGGCCCTGTTCTACGCGGTCCTGCTCATCGCCGTGTACATCTCCGGGCGCTTCGAACAGCGCTGGACCGCAGCCGCGGTCATGGCCGCTGGCCTGGCGGGCGGCGTGTACGGCATCGGCCTGCTCGGCCTGGACATGGGGTGGCTCATCCTGGTCGCCCTGGTCATCACGGTCGGCCTGTGCTGGTACCTTAAACTCAACTACGCCCTGGGCGCGGTGGCGGCCCTCATACACGACGTGATCATCACGGTCGGCCTGTTCTCCATCATGAACAAGGAATTTGACCTGACCATCATCGCCGCGTTGTTGACCATCGTCGGTTATTCGCTCAACGACACCATCATCGTCTTTGACCGCATCCGCGAAAACACCATCGCCAAACAGGGCAAGATGTCCTTTGGCAGCATCATCAACCTGTCCGTCAACCAAACCCTGTCGCGCACCATCATGACCTCGGCCACCACGCTTCTCGTCGTGCTCTGCCTGTTTGTCATGGGCGGCTCGGTCATCCACGACTTCGCCCTGGCGCTGCTCATCGGCATCACCGTGGGTACCTATTCCTCCATCTTCGTGGCCAGCCCCGTCCTCTACGGATTCGGCCCCAGCGAACATCCGGAGGCGGAAGCCGAAGCCTAA
- a CDS encoding FAD-dependent oxidoreductase, protein MKYVIIGNGIASIGAIEGIRKVDTENEILIIGAEDAPAYGRPLISYLLAGKIGPDRLALRPREFYEKSNVSLMLGTKVTAIDAGAKTVTTDKGDTVEFENLLIATGGIPFTPPIPGSDGADVYNFTNLAHAHTLISKAKEIKRAVVIGGGLIGLKAGESLFDRGVDVTILELSPRILSLAFDENAASLASSRLAEVGLNVRCGVSAKEIQRDQEGNLKGVHLTDGDFLQCDVVVIAIGVVPNYNLAKEAGIAVDRGIKVDEHMRTGADGVFAAGDVAQAKDLLFGEDRVIPIWTNAYNQGFCAGKNMAGKATPFTGSLSMNSISFYGLPTISVGTVNPPEGDDTYDVAVSLDEKKKSYRKLVFHNDRLVGYVLVGDIDMAGMYTAFVKFQLAVPEDAKKQILAGAPDVLMWPDDFFKETWNPGVVEPD, encoded by the coding sequence ATGAAATATGTCATCATCGGCAACGGCATCGCCTCCATCGGAGCCATCGAGGGCATCCGCAAGGTCGATACTGAAAACGAGATCCTGATCATCGGGGCCGAGGACGCCCCGGCTTACGGCCGCCCGCTCATTTCCTACCTGCTGGCGGGCAAGATCGGCCCGGACCGCCTTGCGCTTCGACCCCGGGAATTCTACGAGAAAAGCAATGTCTCCCTGATGCTCGGCACCAAGGTCACGGCCATCGACGCCGGGGCCAAGACCGTGACCACGGACAAGGGCGACACCGTGGAATTCGAAAACCTGCTTATCGCTACCGGCGGCATTCCGTTCACCCCGCCCATTCCGGGCTCCGACGGCGCCGACGTGTACAACTTTACCAACTTGGCCCACGCCCATACGCTCATCTCCAAGGCCAAGGAGATAAAGCGGGCGGTGGTCATCGGCGGCGGGCTCATCGGGCTGAAGGCCGGCGAGTCCCTGTTCGACCGGGGTGTGGACGTGACCATCCTGGAGCTTTCGCCGCGCATCCTGAGTCTGGCCTTTGACGAAAACGCGGCCTCTCTGGCGAGCTCCCGCCTGGCCGAGGTCGGCCTGAACGTGCGTTGCGGCGTGTCCGCCAAGGAGATCCAACGCGATCAGGAGGGCAACCTCAAGGGAGTGCATCTGACCGACGGCGATTTCCTGCAATGCGACGTGGTGGTCATCGCCATCGGCGTGGTGCCCAACTACAACCTGGCCAAGGAAGCCGGGATCGCCGTGGACCGGGGCATCAAGGTGGACGAGCACATGCGCACCGGCGCGGACGGCGTGTTCGCGGCGGGCGACGTGGCCCAGGCCAAGGACCTCCTGTTCGGCGAGGACCGCGTCATCCCCATCTGGACCAACGCCTACAACCAGGGGTTCTGCGCGGGCAAGAACATGGCGGGCAAAGCCACTCCGTTCACCGGCTCCCTGTCCATGAACTCCATTTCCTTCTACGGCCTGCCGACCATCTCCGTGGGCACGGTCAATCCGCCCGAGGGCGACGACACCTACGATGTGGCCGTCTCCCTGGACGAAAAGAAGAAAAGCTACCGTAAGCTCGTCTTCCACAACGACCGTCTGGTCGGCTACGTGCTGGTGGGCGACATTGACATGGCGGGCATGTACACCGCCTTCGTCAAGTTCCAGTTGGCCGTGCCCGAGGACGCCAAGAAGCAAATCCTGGCCGGAGCGCCCGACGTGCTCATGTGGCCGGACGATTTCTTCAAGGAAACCTGGAACCCCGGCGTAGTCGAGCCCGATTAA
- a CDS encoding 4Fe-4S dicluster domain-containing protein — translation MKRVYPDKEYCIGCHLCEVACITAHSRSKDAIIAFREERTKDGLTACKKVFEKGDICVAISCRHCDEPSCVAACISGGLHKDPETGRTVYDRDKCVGCWSCLMACPYGAIKRHPTENKIVKCDLCEGREGGPACVAACPNQALKFEER, via the coding sequence ATGAAGAGAGTCTATCCGGACAAGGAATACTGTATCGGCTGCCACCTCTGCGAAGTGGCCTGCATCACCGCCCACTCCAGATCCAAGGACGCGATCATCGCCTTTCGCGAGGAACGGACCAAGGACGGACTGACCGCCTGCAAAAAGGTCTTTGAAAAGGGCGACATCTGCGTAGCCATCTCCTGCCGTCATTGCGACGAACCGTCCTGTGTGGCCGCCTGCATCTCCGGCGGCCTGCATAAGGACCCGGAGACGGGCCGCACCGTCTATGATCGCGACAAATGCGTGGGCTGCTGGTCTTGCCTGATGGCCTGTCCTTACGGAGCCATAAAGCGGCACCCGACCGAGAACAAGATCGTCAAGTGCGACCTGTGCGAAGGGCGCGAGGGCGGACCGGCCTGCGTGGCCGCGTGCCCGAACCAGGCCCTGAAATTCGAGGAAAGATAG
- a CDS encoding glutamine amidotransferase family protein has protein sequence MKAPERYYDFQKDISGCGIFGVINKKRGLIPGDIPIQAMTCMHDRGNGLGGGFAAYGIYPEHAEKYCFHMMCDDDAAIKGSEEMIKQYFDLHFYEPIPTRRTLAIPRPPKFNRYFVTVPEKPENEFRELPEEDYVVAVVMKINTTVGGAFVVSSGKNMGAFKGVGFPEDIADFFRLEEYSAYIWTGHNRFPTNTPGWWGGAHPFTILNWSIVHNGEISSYGINRRYLCEHDYLCTMMTDTEVVAYELDMLIRKHGLSWELAAKVFAPPFWDEIKHMDAEDRELYTTLRATYGPAMLNGPFAILVADNTRLMGLNDRIKLRPLLVAEKDDMVFMSSEESAVRDVCPELDRVWMPKAGEPVIVDLED, from the coding sequence ATGAAAGCACCTGAAAGATATTACGATTTCCAGAAGGATATCTCCGGCTGCGGGATATTCGGCGTCATCAACAAGAAGCGGGGCCTGATCCCGGGCGACATTCCCATCCAGGCCATGACCTGCATGCATGACCGGGGCAACGGCCTGGGCGGCGGCTTCGCGGCCTACGGCATCTATCCCGAACACGCCGAAAAATACTGCTTCCACATGATGTGCGACGACGACGCGGCCATCAAGGGCTCCGAGGAAATGATCAAGCAGTACTTCGACCTGCATTTCTACGAACCCATTCCCACCCGGCGGACCCTGGCCATCCCGCGCCCTCCCAAGTTCAACCGCTATTTCGTGACCGTGCCCGAAAAACCGGAAAACGAGTTCCGCGAATTGCCGGAAGAGGATTACGTGGTGGCCGTGGTCATGAAGATCAACACCACCGTGGGCGGGGCCTTTGTGGTTTCTTCGGGCAAAAATATGGGCGCCTTCAAGGGCGTGGGCTTTCCCGAGGACATCGCCGACTTCTTCCGCCTGGAGGAATACAGCGCCTACATCTGGACCGGCCACAACCGCTTTCCGACCAACACCCCGGGCTGGTGGGGCGGGGCGCATCCGTTCACCATCCTGAACTGGTCCATCGTACATAACGGCGAGATATCCTCTTACGGAATCAACCGCCGTTACCTGTGCGAACACGACTATCTCTGCACCATGATGACCGACACCGAAGTCGTGGCCTACGAGTTGGACATGCTTATTCGCAAGCACGGCCTGTCCTGGGAACTGGCCGCCAAGGTCTTCGCCCCGCCGTTCTGGGACGAGATCAAGCACATGGATGCGGAGGACAGGGAACTTTACACCACCTTGCGCGCCACTTACGGCCCGGCCATGCTCAACGGTCCCTTCGCCATTCTGGTGGCCGACAACACCCGGCTCATGGGCCTCAACGATCGCATCAAGCTCCGGCCTCTGCTGGTGGCCGAAAAGGACGACATGGTCTTCATGTCGAGCGAGGAATCGGCCGTGCGTGACGTTTGTCCCGAACTGGACCGAGTCTGGATGCCCAAGGCGGGCGAACCCGTCATCGTGGATCTGGAGGATTAG
- the dut gene encoding dUTP diphosphatase translates to MNKIDVNVKFLHEVWQENELAYATEHSAGLDLRACIDAQEIEIGPGEKVAVPAGVAIEIREPSVAGYVFSRSGLGTKEGLTVSQGVGVIDPDYRGEIKVSLLNTSGEVRRIRRGQRIAQLVFMPVFQAIITPVDELGSTARGAGGFGSTGKH, encoded by the coding sequence ATGAACAAGATCGACGTGAACGTGAAGTTCCTGCATGAGGTTTGGCAAGAAAACGAACTGGCCTACGCCACCGAACATTCGGCGGGGCTGGACCTGAGAGCCTGCATCGACGCCCAGGAGATCGAAATCGGTCCCGGCGAAAAGGTTGCCGTCCCGGCGGGCGTGGCCATCGAGATCCGTGAGCCCAGCGTGGCCGGATACGTCTTTTCGCGCAGCGGCCTGGGCACCAAGGAAGGGCTGACCGTCAGCCAGGGCGTCGGCGTCATCGATCCGGACTATCGCGGGGAGATCAAGGTCTCACTGCTCAATACCTCTGGCGAAGTACGACGAATAAGGCGCGGACAGCGCATTGCACAACTCGTCTTCATGCCCGTATTTCAAGCGATAATCACCCCCGTGGACGAATTGGGCTCCACCGCGCGCGGCGCGGGAGGATTCGGGTCCACCGGGAAACACTAA
- the yajC gene encoding preprotein translocase subunit YajC translates to MFFDSVAYAMAPPAGGDGGAAGGLGGILGGPLPMLILMFAIFYFLLIRPQQKKQKAHRAMLDALKKGDKVWTNGGILGTITDIDGDNMTIEIASGVHVVIKRGFVADKDGGAVPATDKKKK, encoded by the coding sequence ATGTTCTTCGATTCCGTAGCCTACGCCATGGCTCCGCCCGCGGGCGGCGATGGTGGCGCCGCAGGCGGCCTCGGCGGCATCCTGGGCGGCCCGCTGCCCATGCTGATCCTGATGTTCGCCATCTTCTACTTCCTGCTCATTCGTCCGCAGCAGAAGAAGCAAAAGGCCCATCGGGCCATGCTCGACGCTCTCAAGAAGGGTGACAAGGTCTGGACCAATGGCGGCATCCTCGGAACCATTACCGATATCGATGGCGACAATATGACCATCGAGATCGCTTCCGGCGTCCACGTCGTCATCAAGCGCGGCTTTGTCGCCGACAAGGACGGCGGCGCGGTGCCCGCAACGGACAAAAAGAAGAAGTAG
- a CDS encoding symporter small accessory protein — translation MMLGLGSVEIALAFWLSVAATVLCVVYGIVNWNNRGTDKNGGGAS, via the coding sequence ATGATGCTTGGACTGGGGAGTGTAGAGATCGCGCTGGCCTTCTGGCTGTCCGTTGCGGCGACGGTTCTGTGTGTCGTTTACGGAATTGTGAATTGGAATAACAGGGGAACCGACAAAAACGGCGGAGGGGCGTCATGA
- the secD gene encoding protein translocase subunit SecD encodes MQSLRLRAAIALLVVLLGLAFMLPSLPGVKDSSLGNILPGNGINLGLDLKGGIYLTLGVDMKTAMDNNLARLGDDLKASAREQDVYILRPTVLNESAITVTLIKAEQKDAFESVIKDYTPFAIEQATPLDGDKVKYVLSVPPKYRSEIEKLTMDQAIKTIRNRIDQFGVAEPDIRKQQDNRIQVQLPGLEDPERAIKIIGQTAHLEFKMVDDSADLKKAQQGILAPGREMSVLLHRQANGSYAESPIVLKRDAVLTGEYVSDAQVRLDQWNNAYVALTFNARGAKIFTDLTAENVNKRMAIVLDGKVYSAPVIRERISGGKASITGNFTREEARDLAVVLRAGSLPAPVTILEQRSVGPSLGQESIDSGVMSAMVGMALVLLCMVVYYGFGGVVADIVLLLNIMLIMGGLAAFGATLTLPGIAGIILTIGMAVDANVIIYERIREELRRGLSAKQSVAEGYGRATLTILDANVTTVIAAIILYQFGTGPIRGFAVTLTLGIITSMFTAIFVSRILFDLYLKNRADNAKLSV; translated from the coding sequence ATGCAAAGTTTGCGTTTGAGAGCCGCCATCGCTCTCTTAGTCGTGCTCCTGGGGCTGGCATTCATGCTGCCGTCCCTGCCCGGCGTCAAGGATTCGTCCCTCGGCAATATCCTGCCGGGCAATGGGATCAACCTCGGCCTCGACCTCAAGGGCGGCATCTATCTGACCCTCGGCGTGGACATGAAGACGGCCATGGACAACAACCTGGCCCGCCTCGGCGACGACCTCAAGGCGTCCGCCCGCGAGCAGGACGTCTATATCCTGCGCCCGACCGTCCTGAACGAGAGCGCCATCACGGTCACGCTGATCAAGGCCGAGCAGAAGGACGCGTTCGAAAGCGTCATTAAGGATTACACCCCATTCGCCATCGAACAGGCCACGCCGCTCGACGGCGACAAGGTCAAGTATGTCTTGTCCGTACCGCCCAAGTACCGTAGCGAGATCGAAAAGCTGACCATGGACCAGGCCATCAAGACCATCCGCAACAGGATCGACCAATTCGGCGTGGCCGAGCCGGATATCCGCAAGCAGCAGGACAATCGCATCCAGGTCCAACTGCCCGGCTTGGAAGACCCCGAACGGGCCATCAAGATCATCGGCCAGACCGCGCACCTCGAATTCAAGATGGTTGACGATTCCGCCGATCTGAAAAAAGCCCAGCAGGGCATCCTGGCCCCCGGTCGCGAAATGTCCGTGCTCCTGCACCGTCAAGCCAACGGCTCTTATGCCGAATCGCCCATTGTCCTCAAAAGGGACGCGGTCCTGACCGGCGAATACGTGTCCGATGCCCAGGTCCGCCTGGACCAGTGGAACAACGCCTATGTCGCACTGACTTTCAATGCGCGCGGAGCCAAGATCTTTACCGATCTGACCGCCGAAAACGTCAACAAGCGCATGGCCATCGTCCTGGACGGCAAGGTCTATTCTGCACCGGTAATCCGGGAACGCATCTCGGGCGGCAAGGCTTCCATCACCGGCAACTTCACCCGAGAAGAAGCCCGCGACCTGGCGGTCGTGCTTCGCGCCGGTTCCCTGCCCGCGCCCGTGACGATCCTCGAACAGCGCTCCGTGGGCCCGTCCCTGGGGCAGGAGTCCATCGACAGCGGCGTCATGTCCGCCATGGTGGGCATGGCCCTCGTTCTCCTCTGCATGGTTGTCTACTACGGCTTCGGCGGCGTGGTGGCCGACATCGTCCTTCTCCTGAACATCATGCTCATCATGGGCGGCCTGGCCGCGTTCGGCGCGACCCTGACCCTGCCGGGCATAGCGGGCATCATCCTGACCATTGGTATGGCCGTTGACGCCAACGTCATCATCTACGAGCGCATCCGCGAGGAACTCAGGCGCGGCCTGTCCGCCAAACAGTCCGTGGCGGAAGGATATGGCAGGGCCACCCTGACCATCCTCGACGCCAACGTGACCACGGTCATTGCGGCCATCATCCTGTACCAGTTCGGTACCGGCCCCATCCGCGGCTTCGCCGTCACGCTGACGCTCGGTATCATCACCTCCATGTTCACCGCCATCTTCGTGTCGCGCATCCTGTTCGACCTGTACCTGAAAAACCGCGCCGACAACGCCAAGCTGAGCGTCTAG
- a CDS encoding sodium:solute symporter family protein, with product MTGKIIGVLLYLGVIFYLGYRAWLKTRESTDYMLAGRAMNPFVLAMSYGATFVSTSAIVGFGGVSGMFGMSLLWLTFLTIFVGIFVAMVFFGKRTRRMGLALDSHTFPEFLGRRYGSRFIQQFSGVVIFVFIPVYAAAVLIGICRMLEVAFPAISYGVWLLVVTAIVALYVITGGLKAVMYTDAFQGTIMAVMMLILIVTTYAMLGGVPQAHQALTNMAAMIPAKLVQGGLTGWTTGPHVQSPIGLTVYTTIIYGVGIGVLAQPQLAIRYMTVPSDRELNRAVAIGGVFILLMTGVAFVAGALSNVVFFQKFGKIAIAMAGGNFDSIIPLYIDKVMPGWFSGLFLVAMFAAAMSTMSSQYHVGGTSLSRDFLEQYVNVGDNGSSMKLNRLGVTVAIAATLVWAWLLPGGVIARATAFFFGLCAASFLPIYVLGLYWKGMTKTGAKISMVGGFCFSMFWLLFIHLKEAGFIGLCQALFGKATLVADAVPGSWVWLMQWVDPNVVALPVSLVLAVGVSLATRRIEEKHLELCWEGLC from the coding sequence ATGACCGGCAAGATCATCGGCGTTCTCCTTTATCTCGGCGTCATATTCTACCTCGGCTACCGGGCCTGGCTCAAAACCCGGGAATCCACGGATTACATGCTTGCCGGACGGGCCATGAACCCGTTCGTCCTGGCCATGTCCTACGGGGCGACCTTTGTCTCCACCTCGGCCATCGTCGGTTTCGGCGGCGTCTCGGGCATGTTTGGCATGTCCTTGCTTTGGCTGACCTTCCTGACCATCTTTGTGGGCATTTTCGTGGCCATGGTCTTTTTCGGAAAGCGCACCCGACGTATGGGGTTGGCGCTCGATTCGCATACCTTTCCCGAATTCCTGGGCAGGCGCTACGGCTCCAGATTCATCCAGCAGTTCTCGGGCGTGGTCATCTTCGTGTTCATCCCGGTCTATGCGGCGGCCGTGCTGATCGGCATCTGCCGCATGCTCGAAGTGGCCTTCCCGGCCATTTCCTACGGCGTCTGGCTGCTTGTAGTTACCGCCATCGTGGCCCTGTACGTGATCACCGGAGGGCTCAAAGCGGTCATGTACACCGATGCTTTTCAGGGGACCATCATGGCCGTTATGATGCTCATCCTCATCGTCACCACCTATGCCATGCTCGGAGGAGTGCCCCAGGCGCATCAGGCGCTGACGAACATGGCCGCCATGATTCCGGCCAAACTGGTCCAGGGCGGCCTGACCGGTTGGACCACCGGGCCGCATGTCCAGTCGCCCATCGGTCTGACCGTGTACACGACCATCATTTACGGCGTGGGCATCGGCGTACTGGCGCAGCCGCAATTGGCCATCCGCTACATGACCGTGCCTTCGGACCGCGAGCTTAACCGGGCCGTGGCCATCGGCGGCGTTTTCATCCTGCTCATGACCGGCGTGGCCTTTGTCGCCGGAGCTCTGTCCAACGTGGTCTTCTTCCAGAAATTCGGCAAGATCGCCATCGCCATGGCCGGGGGCAATTTCGACAGCATCATTCCCCTGTACATCGACAAGGTCATGCCCGGCTGGTTCTCCGGCCTGTTCCTCGTGGCCATGTTTGCGGCAGCCATGTCCACCATGAGCTCCCAATACCACGTGGGCGGCACCTCCCTTTCCCGTGATTTCCTGGAACAATACGTCAATGTGGGCGACAACGGCTCGTCCATGAAGCTCAATCGCCTTGGCGTGACCGTGGCCATCGCCGCCACCCTGGTCTGGGCCTGGCTGCTGCCCGGCGGAGTCATCGCCCGGGCCACCGCCTTTTTCTTCGGCTTGTGCGCGGCTTCGTTTCTGCCCATCTACGTGCTCGGCCTGTATTGGAAGGGCATGACCAAGACCGGCGCCAAGATTTCCATGGTCGGCGGATTCTGCTTCTCCATGTTCTGGCTGCTCTTCATCCACCTTAAGGAAGCAGGCTTCATCGGGCTGTGCCAGGCCCTGTTCGGCAAGGCCACCCTGGTGGCCGACGCCGTGCCCGGCTCCTGGGTGTGGCTTATGCAATGGGTCGATCCCAACGTGGTCGCCCTGCCCGTTTCCCTGGTCCTGGCCGTGGGCGTCAGCCTGGCCACTCGACGAATCGAGGAAAAACACCTGGAGCTCTGCTGGGAAGGACTCTGCTGA
- a CDS encoding glutamate synthase-related protein, producing the protein MLFQPINKNYHEFCIQRDPELCINCKVCVRQCSYEAHYWDEARQKVMHDNSKCIGCHRCEALCPTAALNIIKKPSDFRTNSLWRPVFLQNIYKQADTGGVLLAGMGSPVDIPVYWDRMLLDASQVTNPSIDPLREPMELKTFLGAKPRKVEIETDRKTGRTTLKTKLTPQLELDVPIMFAAMSFGAINFNLHRAMARAATECGTYYNTGEGGLHKTLYKYGEHTIVQVASGRFGVHRDYLRAGAAIEIKVGQGAKPGIGGHLPGGKVNDKVSETRMIPIGSDAISPAPHHDIYSIEDLLQLIYALKEASEYKAPVSVKIAAVHNVAAIASGIARAGADIITIDGMRGGTGAAPAMIRDNVGIPIELALAQVDQRLRDEGIRNKVSVVAAGGIRCSGDVIKAIALGADAVYIGTATLIAVGCTICGRCYTGKCPWGIATNDPKLSKRQNPDIAARKLANLIRAWGHEIEEMLGGMGLNSIESLRGNRDKLRGVGLSDTELDILGIKHAGR; encoded by the coding sequence TTGCTTTTTCAGCCCATCAACAAGAATTACCATGAGTTCTGTATTCAACGGGACCCGGAGCTGTGCATTAACTGCAAGGTCTGCGTCCGCCAGTGTTCATACGAGGCTCACTATTGGGATGAAGCCCGGCAAAAAGTCATGCACGACAATTCCAAGTGCATCGGCTGTCACCGTTGCGAGGCCCTGTGCCCCACCGCGGCCCTGAACATCATCAAGAAGCCGTCGGATTTCAGGACGAACAGCCTGTGGCGTCCTGTGTTCCTGCAAAACATCTACAAACAGGCGGACACCGGCGGCGTACTCCTGGCGGGCATGGGTTCCCCGGTGGATATCCCGGTCTACTGGGACCGCATGCTGCTTGATGCCAGCCAGGTGACCAACCCGTCCATCGACCCCTTACGCGAGCCCATGGAGCTGAAGACTTTCCTGGGCGCCAAGCCGCGCAAAGTGGAGATAGAAACGGACCGGAAGACCGGCAGGACGACCCTCAAAACCAAACTGACCCCGCAGCTCGAACTGGACGTGCCGATCATGTTCGCGGCCATGAGCTTTGGGGCCATCAACTTCAATCTCCACCGGGCCATGGCCCGTGCGGCCACCGAGTGCGGAACCTATTACAACACCGGCGAAGGCGGCCTGCACAAGACCTTATATAAATACGGCGAGCACACCATCGTCCAGGTGGCCTCGGGGCGCTTCGGCGTGCACCGTGACTACCTCCGGGCGGGCGCGGCCATTGAAATCAAGGTGGGGCAGGGCGCCAAGCCCGGCATCGGCGGGCACCTGCCCGGCGGCAAGGTCAACGACAAGGTTTCCGAGACCCGCATGATCCCCATCGGGTCCGACGCCATCTCCCCGGCCCCGCACCATGACATCTACTCCATCGAGGATCTGCTTCAGCTCATCTACGCCCTGAAGGAAGCCTCGGAATACAAGGCCCCGGTCTCGGTAAAGATCGCGGCCGTGCACAATGTCGCCGCCATCGCCTCGGGCATCGCCCGGGCGGGTGCCGACATCATCACCATCGACGGCATGCGCGGCGGCACGGGCGCGGCCCCGGCCATGATCCGCGACAACGTGGGCATCCCCATTGAGCTGGCCCTGGCCCAAGTGGATCAGAGGCTGCGCGACGAGGGCATCCGCAACAAGGTCTCGGTGGTGGCGGCTGGCGGCATCCGCTGTTCCGGCGACGTCATCAAGGCCATCGCGCTGGGCGCGGACGCCGTGTATATCGGCACGGCCACACTCATCGCCGTGGGCTGCACCATCTGCGGCCGCTGCTACACCGGCAAATGCCCATGGGGTATCGCCACCAACGACCCCAAGCTGTCCAAGCGCCAAAACCCGGACATCGCGGCCAGGAAGCTGGCCAACCTGATCCGTGCCTGGGGGCACGAGATCGAGGAGATGCTCGGCGGCATGGGGCTCAACTCCATCGAGTCCCTGCGCGGCAACCGTGACAAGCTCAGGGGCGTCGGCCTTTCCGACACCGAACTCGACATCCTCGGCATCAAGCATGCCGGGCGTTAA